In Methanobrevibacter oralis, the following proteins share a genomic window:
- a CDS encoding fumarate hydratase encodes MIREDIIKDAVYELYKQAVIVLGNDVKKSLEDALKIEDNNLAKLNINAILKNIELAEEKGIPMCQDTGLPVVFIKLGNVEVENLKHGVEEGIKKATKEIPIRPNIVDPLSRKNTNNNVGDYIPPIDIELIDEDYLEITILPKGFGSENNNAMKMALPAEGIEGIKQFVVESVLKAKGKPCPPTVIGVGIGGTSDLCLKLGKKALLGKVGQRNPDPEIAKLEDEILTEINNSGIGPMGLGGKTTALDVKILKAHTHTAGLPIGVCIQCWADRHATTRIYDEN; translated from the coding sequence TTGATTAGAGAAGATATTATAAAAGATGCTGTTTATGAACTTTATAAACAAGCAGTTATTGTTTTAGGAAATGATGTTAAAAAATCACTTGAAGATGCTCTTAAAATTGAAGACAATAATCTTGCTAAGTTAAATATTAATGCAATATTAAAAAATATCGAACTTGCTGAAGAAAAAGGAATTCCAATGTGTCAAGATACAGGTCTTCCAGTGGTTTTTATTAAGTTAGGTAATGTTGAGGTTGAAAATTTAAAACATGGAGTTGAAGAAGGAATCAAAAAAGCAACTAAAGAAATTCCAATTCGTCCAAATATTGTAGATCCCCTATCTCGTAAAAATACTAATAACAATGTTGGAGATTATATCCCCCCTATTGATATTGAATTAATAGATGAAGATTATTTAGAAATAACTATTTTACCAAAAGGTTTTGGTTCAGAAAACAATAATGCTATGAAAATGGCATTACCTGCCGAAGGTATTGAAGGTATTAAACAATTTGTTGTAGAATCTGTCCTCAAAGCTAAAGGAAAACCATGCCCTCCTACTGTTATTGGCGTTGGAATTGGTGGCACTTCTGATTTATGTTTAAAGTTAGGTAAAAAAGCATTACTTGGAAAAGTTGGGCAAAGAAACCCTGATCCAGAAATAGCTAAACTTGAAGATGAAATTTTAACAGAAATCAATAATTCTGGAATTGGACCTATGGGTCTTGGTGGTAAAACAACAGCATTAGATGTTAAAATTCTAAAAGCACACACACATACTGCAGGTTTACCAATAGGAGTTTGTATTCAATGTTGGGCTGATAGACATGCAACAACTAGAATTTATGATGAAAATTAA
- a CDS encoding 4Fe-4S binding protein: MYNQNMQNCSDCTHCGNSCQKRKSEFGNIPLFCMHCPVDSAPCRLVCSENAIEELGGAITINTEKCNKCKKCEEVCPIGAIHIQ, encoded by the coding sequence ATGTATAATCAAAACATGCAAAATTGTAGTGATTGTACACATTGTGGGAACAGTTGCCAAAAAAGAAAAAGTGAATTTGGCAACATCCCCCTATTTTGTATGCATTGCCCAGTAGATAGTGCTCCTTGCAGATTAGTATGTAGTGAAAATGCCATTGAAGAATTAGGTGGAGCCATTACAATAAATACTGAAAAATGCAATAAATGTAAAAAATGTGAAGAAGTTTGTCCCATTGGGGCAATACATATCCAATAA
- a CDS encoding 4Fe-4S dicluster domain-containing protein — MEKISVNSNLCDGCLNCEKMCASVHKVARIKIIEHDSSYYSIVCQHCDNAPCIKVCPTDAMSREGVDEDKCIGCGLCSIICPFGAITLNGSIAEKCNLCQDREEGPACIKSCSKRAISLVDPAKVKLKNQEKYIAKLSGETKVGNINGGFVRFITSQARARLVLEE, encoded by the coding sequence ATGGAGAAAATTTCTGTAAATAGCAATTTATGTGATGGATGTCTCAATTGTGAAAAAATGTGTGCATCTGTTCATAAAGTAGCTAGAATCAAAATTATAGAACATGATTCTTCCTATTACTCTATCGTATGTCAACATTGTGATAACGCACCATGTATCAAAGTATGTCCAACTGATGCTATGAGTCGAGAAGGCGTTGATGAAGACAAATGTATTGGTTGTGGATTATGTAGTATTATTTGTCCATTTGGTGCAATAACACTCAATGGAAGTATTGCTGAGAAATGTAACCTTTGTCAAGACCGAGAAGAAGGACCAGCATGTATAAAATCATGTAGTAAACGAGCTATTAGTCTAGTTGATCCTGCAAAAGTTAAACTTAAAAATCAAGAAAAATATATTGCTAAGCTATCTGGTGAAACTAAAGTGGGAAACATTAATGGCGGATTTGTCCGATTTATTACAAGCCAAGCAAGAGCTAGACTAGTATTAGAAGAATAA
- the porB gene encoding pyruvate synthase subunit PorB, translated as MDIPDKDLLAPGHRGCAGCGASIGVRLALNTLGKNTVAISATGCLEVMTTPYPETAWEIPWIHVAFENAGAVASGVESALRIQGKDDVNVVAFGGDGGTVDIGLQSLSGAMERGHNLTYICYDNEAYMNTGIQRSGATPYGATTTTSPKGSGSFGEDKPKKNMPMIMAGHGIPYVATASISYPEDFIKKVKKAASINGPAYIHLHQPCTTGWGYDSSKTIEIGRLAVETGSWILYEIENGEFEVTYRPEERKPVKEYLSPQKRFKHLNDEQIEKIQKFVDAECEELGL; from the coding sequence ATGGATATACCTGATAAAGATTTATTAGCACCAGGACACAGAGGTTGTGCAGGATGTGGAGCATCCATTGGAGTTAGATTAGCTCTTAATACATTAGGAAAAAATACTGTAGCAATTTCTGCTACAGGCTGTCTTGAAGTAATGACTACCCCTTACCCTGAAACTGCTTGGGAAATACCATGGATTCATGTTGCATTTGAAAATGCAGGTGCAGTTGCATCTGGTGTAGAAAGTGCACTTAGAATTCAAGGAAAAGATGATGTTAATGTTGTAGCTTTCGGAGGAGATGGTGGTACCGTAGATATTGGACTACAATCATTATCTGGAGCTATGGAAAGAGGTCATAATTTAACCTACATATGTTATGACAACGAAGCATATATGAATACTGGTATTCAAAGAAGTGGTGCAACACCATATGGTGCAACTACCACAACATCTCCAAAAGGAAGTGGAAGCTTTGGAGAAGACAAACCTAAAAAAAATATGCCTATGATTATGGCAGGTCATGGAATACCATATGTAGCTACTGCATCAATTTCATATCCTGAAGACTTTATTAAAAAAGTTAAAAAAGCTGCATCTATTAATGGACCTGCATATATACATTTGCACCAACCATGTACAACAGGTTGGGGGTATGACTCATCTAAAACAATTGAAATTGGAAGATTAGCTGTTGAAACTGGATCTTGGATTTTATATGAAATTGAAAATGGTGAATTTGAAGTTACATACAGACCTGAAGAAAGAAAACCTGTAAAAGAATATTTATCACCGCAAAAAAGATTTAAACATCTTAATGATGAACAAATTGAAAAAATCCAAAAATTTGTTGATGCTGAATGTGAAGAATTAGGATTATAG